GAGCAGCAATGTTCGTGTTGAATTGTATGCTTGCTACCGGTCAGCAAATCACTTACAGTATTGCAGATGCTGCAGGTCGTATTCTGATGACCAATAAGCAAGCTGTTCAGCAAGGTATGTCTCAGGTTTCTGTAGATGTAAGCCGCATGCCAGCAGGTATTTTGTACTTGCAAATTCAAACACAAGATGGTCAGCGTACAGTACAAAAGCTGATGAAACAATAGTAAGATTTTGATACATCATTTCGCAATGCAAAGGGCTGCCAGCAATGGCTGGCCCTTTGTTTTTTGTACACCTTATGAAGCTGATTAAAAAACGACGGCTTATAATTCTTACCCGATTGACATGCACTTGTAATAGACGTCAAATCTTGATTGCACAACAAACAGTTTGCTTTGAATGAGCAAATGAAATCGTAGCGATAGATGAACGAATGGAATGTACGGATTAGAAGGCAGGACAGCGGCTTGCTCTTGGCGTTCTTCCACTGAAAGTGCCAAACTTAATGAGCGAAAACTCCAACGCTCCGTTGCCGTTATTAAACTGCTTTAAAGCAGAAGTGGTAGCATCATAACTTACGGTGAGGCGTACATCTTTCCATTGCATTCCAATCATTGCAATGGCCGCATCGCCTGCTCGTAAATAAGCACCGCCAATCACCTGCTGCTCGCCATATTCACCCAAATTATATTGGGCCATCATACCTCCCACCAACTCACTGCTACCACTTTGATAGCTGTAGTACACATTTGGATTCAAAATCCATTGATCATTGAGTTTTATACTGGCATTGATGAATGAATTGTAGCGGGCAGGAACCCGGTTATTGCTCAAAGCATCGTTGAAAAATGATTCTCTCGGATTGTTGAGGTGTAGCATGCTCACACCTGCATTCACGTACAACTTATCAGAAGGAAACCATGCATAATTTAAACCAGCCTGCAAATCGAGATAGCCAATTTGTGAATAGGCAAAAGCCTCGCCACTGGTAAGGTTGGCATCAAAGAACTTACCATTCCACTGGTTCTCCCAGGTAAAATTGGCAATGTCTATTCGCTTAGAAGCAATGCCAAT
The Phnomibacter ginsenosidimutans genome window above contains:
- a CDS encoding PorP/SprF family type IX secretion system membrane protein, whose product is MQRILQQIEKQRTAIVAVCCSVFSIGLLPHTAQAQDPHFSQFMNNPLLTNPANTGFNPDFDYRIGGSYRNQWWGLPVPYKTMSIWGDVQVMRDRFTNGWLGLGGVLLRDVAGSGNLTSTKAYGSIAWHQELGINSLLSAGFNIGIASKRIDIANFTWENQWNGKFFDANLTSGEAFAYSQIGYLDLQAGLNYAWFPSDKLYVNAGVSMLHLNNPRESFFNDALSNNRVPARYNSFINASIKLNDQWILNPNVYYSYQSGSSELVGGMMAQYNLGEYGEQQVIGGAYLRAGDAAIAMIGMQWKDVRLTVSYDATTSALKQFNNGNGALEFSLIKFGTFSGRTPRASRCPAF
- a CDS encoding T9SS type A sorting domain-containing protein, producing MLATGQQITYSIADAAGRILMTNKQAVQQGMSQVSVDVSRMPAGILYLQIQTQDGQRTVQKLMKQ